Proteins encoded within one genomic window of Bacillus sp. 1NLA3E:
- a CDS encoding DUF2089 domain-containing protein, translating into MAYPLISECPVCSKQLKITKLQCTHCHTTIENEFELSNFASLSKEQLNFIETFLKCRGNIKEVEKELGVSYPTVRGKLDDIISSLGYSTTKKVEIDRKKVILMLEKGEITAEEAISILNGEES; encoded by the coding sequence ATGGCATATCCTCTTATATCAGAGTGTCCCGTTTGTAGTAAGCAATTAAAAATTACAAAGCTGCAGTGTACTCACTGTCACACTACGATTGAAAATGAATTTGAGCTCTCCAATTTTGCGAGTCTCAGCAAGGAACAGCTTAATTTTATTGAGACTTTTCTAAAATGCCGTGGAAATATTAAGGAAGTTGAGAAAGAACTTGGAGTATCCTATCCCACCGTCCGGGGAAAATTAGATGACATTATCTCTTCTCTTGGATATTCCACCACTAAGAAGGTTGAAATTGATCGAAAAAAAGTCATTTTAATGCTAGAAAAAGGCGAAATAACCGCTGAAGAAGCGATTTCAATATTAAATGGGGAGGAATCCTAA
- a CDS encoding glycerate kinase family protein codes for MMGKTFLLAPDSFKESMTAKEVCEAMEIGIKRAIPDAECIHVPMADGGEGTVQSLIDATGGTLIKKEVMGPLGTPVMAQYGILGDGKTGVIEMASASGIHYVTKETKNPFITTTFGTGELIKDCIEQGITDIILGIGGSATNDGGTGMAVALGYKFLDKDRNELPFGGGYLGELDTIDPSDVNPQLKNVNILVASDVTNPLCGERGASAVFGPQKGATPEMVQILDNNLRHYGKVVKEQLGIDMVDVPGAGGAGGLGAGLLAFTNSTMKKGIEIVIKYTNLKEKLQNVDYCFTGEGGIDFQTKFGKAPYGVSQAAKSVNSDIKVIALAGYVGKDVETLYDEGFDAIFGIVPGAADLDTLLEQGKENVARTSESIARLLK; via the coding sequence ATGATGGGGAAAACATTTTTATTGGCTCCTGATTCGTTTAAAGAAAGCATGACGGCAAAAGAAGTATGCGAGGCAATGGAGATTGGCATCAAAAGAGCCATTCCGGATGCTGAATGCATTCATGTACCAATGGCAGATGGCGGAGAAGGCACCGTCCAGTCGTTGATAGATGCAACAGGCGGCACATTGATAAAAAAGGAAGTTATGGGGCCGCTTGGCACACCGGTTATGGCGCAGTATGGGATCTTGGGAGATGGCAAGACCGGCGTGATTGAAATGGCATCAGCAAGCGGAATTCATTACGTTACGAAAGAAACAAAAAATCCTTTCATTACAACTACATTTGGAACCGGGGAATTAATTAAGGATTGTATAGAACAGGGCATTACAGACATCATTCTGGGCATTGGCGGAAGCGCTACGAATGATGGTGGCACCGGAATGGCAGTTGCACTGGGGTATAAATTCCTGGATAAAGACCGGAATGAGCTGCCATTTGGAGGCGGATATTTAGGCGAGCTCGATACAATCGATCCTTCTGATGTTAATCCACAATTAAAAAATGTTAACATTTTGGTAGCATCGGATGTAACTAATCCATTGTGCGGAGAACGTGGCGCATCAGCTGTTTTCGGTCCGCAGAAGGGCGCTACACCTGAAATGGTTCAAATCTTGGATAATAATTTGAGGCACTACGGTAAAGTTGTAAAAGAGCAGCTAGGAATTGATATGGTGGATGTACCAGGTGCAGGTGGTGCAGGCGGCCTTGGTGCAGGTCTGCTTGCTTTCACCAACTCCACGATGAAAAAGGGTATTGAAATTGTGATCAAGTATACAAATTTAAAAGAAAAACTGCAAAATGTTGACTATTGCTTTACAGGAGAAGGTGGTATTGATTTCCAAACGAAATTTGGAAAAGCCCCTTACGGCGTTTCCCAGGCAGCCAAAAGTGTTAATAGTGACATTAAGGTGATCGCACTTGCAGGATATGTGGGCAAGGATGTTGAAACTTTATACGATGAAGGCTTTGACGCTATTTTTGGAATTGTACCAGGAGCAGCTGATCTTGATACTTTGCTTGAGCAAGGTAAGGAAAACGTTGCCCGGACCTCTGAAAGCATTGCAAGATTGTTAAAATAG
- the rbsK gene encoding ribokinase, with protein MDIAVIGSNMVDLISYIDKMPKEGETLEAPDFEIGCGGKGANQAVAAAKMGSKVMMVTKVGDDLFADNTIQNLESYGIDTEFTNKVLGTSSGVAPIFVDPESKNRILIIKGANQQLLPVDVDRAADKLKQCSLIVLQLEIPLETIYRAIEFGNEHGIPVILNPAPASKNLDFSYVCKCDFFIPNESELEILTGMPVETDEQIKAAASTLIEKGVKDVIVTMGSRGVMWVTKGEVHIVDSHTVAAIDTTGAGDAFIGCFAHYFVQDGDVLHAIKMATAFAALSVTKRGTQTSYPSFDEVEQFMNVMV; from the coding sequence ATGGATATCGCAGTAATCGGATCCAACATGGTGGATCTCATTTCATATATTGATAAAATGCCTAAAGAAGGGGAAACACTTGAGGCGCCTGACTTCGAAATTGGTTGTGGAGGAAAAGGTGCAAACCAGGCAGTCGCGGCGGCAAAAATGGGCTCAAAGGTGATGATGGTTACAAAGGTTGGGGATGATCTGTTTGCGGACAACACGATTCAAAACCTTGAAAGCTATGGAATCGATACTGAGTTTACTAATAAAGTTCTAGGTACCTCAAGCGGAGTCGCGCCGATTTTTGTAGATCCGGAATCTAAAAACCGCATCCTAATCATTAAGGGGGCGAATCAGCAGCTTCTACCAGTGGATGTGGACCGGGCGGCAGATAAGCTGAAACAATGTTCCCTGATTGTCCTACAGCTTGAAATTCCGCTCGAGACGATTTACCGGGCCATTGAATTTGGAAACGAGCATGGAATTCCTGTTATTCTAAATCCGGCACCCGCCTCAAAGAATCTAGATTTCAGCTATGTGTGCAAATGTGATTTTTTCATACCAAATGAAAGTGAATTAGAAATCCTGACAGGGATGCCAGTTGAAACGGACGAACAAATCAAGGCTGCTGCAAGCACGTTAATTGAAAAAGGTGTAAAAGATGTGATTGTAACAATGGGCAGCCGAGGAGTTATGTGGGTGACCAAAGGGGAAGTGCATATCGTTGACTCGCATACGGTAGCCGCTATTGACACAACAGGGGCGGGAGATGCTTTTATTGGTTGCTTTGCCCACTATTTCGTGCAAGACGGAGATGTTCTTCATGCCATAAAAATGGCTACTGCTTTTGCGGCATTAAGTGTCACAAAACGTGGAACACAGACTTCTTATCCAAGTTTTGACGAAGTCGAGCAGTTCATGAATGTAATGGTTTGA
- a CDS encoding LacI family DNA-binding transcriptional regulator produces the protein MDSKPNIQDVARVAEVSIATVSRVINNQGGVRKATEERILKAIQELGYIRNAAARTMKRKETKTIGVIVPDIKNPFFPLVMAGIEQKAREKDYFTILSSTNESQNIEEKIVKNFIERGVDGVIITTANENGEHLKLLQEQNIPMVAVDRSIRSFEVDTVLVDNIKGSYQAVQHLILQGHRKISIICGPQNTTPGLERYLGYKKALEDYNIPLDEKLVIQGDFGEHSGYLATEKLRELDERPTAIFSSNNLMTIGCMRALDDLNWKLGYEVSFIGFDDVDIATFLNPKLSVVARPMTAVGEIAFMFLHERIHFKDLPKRQYSLPPELIIRQSCRLIKN, from the coding sequence ATGGATTCGAAACCAAATATTCAGGATGTTGCGAGGGTTGCTGAAGTTTCAATCGCGACCGTGTCGCGAGTGATCAACAACCAGGGTGGTGTTAGGAAGGCAACAGAGGAGAGGATTCTTAAGGCTATCCAGGAACTAGGTTATATTCGCAATGCTGCTGCAAGAACGATGAAGCGTAAAGAAACCAAAACGATTGGTGTCATTGTGCCTGACATCAAAAATCCATTTTTCCCCCTGGTGATGGCTGGGATTGAACAGAAAGCGCGGGAGAAGGATTATTTCACTATCCTGAGTAGCACGAACGAGTCGCAGAATATCGAGGAAAAAATTGTAAAAAATTTCATTGAACGCGGTGTGGATGGGGTCATCATTACAACTGCCAATGAAAATGGAGAACATCTGAAGTTGCTTCAGGAGCAGAATATACCCATGGTGGCAGTTGACAGGAGTATTCGAAGCTTTGAGGTAGACACTGTCCTAGTCGATAATATAAAGGGATCGTATCAGGCAGTTCAGCATTTGATTCTTCAAGGACATAGGAAAATATCCATTATTTGTGGTCCCCAAAATACGACTCCAGGGTTAGAGCGGTACCTTGGCTATAAAAAGGCACTAGAGGACTATAATATACCTCTTGATGAAAAGCTTGTGATCCAAGGGGATTTTGGAGAGCACAGTGGTTATCTTGCTACGGAGAAGCTTAGAGAACTTGATGAAAGGCCAACAGCTATTTTTTCATCGAATAACTTGATGACAATTGGCTGCATGAGGGCGTTGGATGACTTGAACTGGAAGCTTGGCTATGAAGTGTCGTTCATTGGTTTTGATGATGTGGATATAGCTACATTCCTGAATCCGAAGCTATCAGTCGTGGCAAGGCCGATGACTGCGGTTGGTGAAATAGCATTTATGTTTTTGCATGAAAGGATTCACTTTAAGGATCTTCCGAAGCGGCAATATTCACTGCCACCAGAACTGATCATCAGGCAGTCCTGCCGTCTTATTAAGAATTAA
- the fucP gene encoding L-fucose:H+ symporter permease produces the protein MTSKNLIQLPDGYLNRTPIFQFILLSMLFPLWAVAASLNDILITQFKHVFELSDFASALVQSAFYGGYFLVAIPASMVIKKTNYKLAIITGLLFYIAGCTLFYPASEMATYTMFLFAIFSIAIGLGFLETAANTYSSMIGPRQFATLRLNISQTFYPIGSISGILLGKYLVFQEGASIEAQMSKMSPEEARVFGLQMLQHTLEPYKYIIFVLIGVLILFVFTKFPICKPVIEKAKTTVKSPGLLQTLKYLGGNKSFRKGIAAQFLYVGMQVTVWSFTIRLALDLNPDINERIASNFMVFSFIAFFVGKFIANFLMTRFAPSKVLTVYSIIGAALLAFVAFVPSMAAVYAAVAVSMLFGPCWPTIYAETLEVVKEKKYTEMAGAVLVMSIVGGAVIPAAQGFASDLFGSMQLSFLIPMVCFIYIGFYFYGKMKRNAAEQNTEEPLKVAK, from the coding sequence ATGACAAGCAAAAACCTGATTCAATTGCCGGATGGATATTTGAACCGAACTCCCATTTTTCAGTTTATCCTGCTGTCGATGCTGTTCCCATTATGGGCGGTAGCGGCCAGCCTGAATGATATTCTTATCACGCAATTCAAGCATGTGTTCGAGTTAAGTGATTTTGCAAGCGCTTTAGTCCAAAGCGCATTTTACGGAGGATACTTTCTTGTAGCGATACCCGCTTCTATGGTCATCAAAAAGACAAACTATAAATTAGCTATTATTACGGGCTTGTTGTTTTATATTGCAGGGTGCACATTGTTTTATCCTGCTTCGGAGATGGCGACATATACGATGTTTCTATTCGCGATTTTCTCCATTGCCATCGGACTTGGTTTTCTTGAAACAGCTGCAAACACATACAGTTCCATGATTGGGCCGCGTCAGTTTGCAACGCTTCGCTTGAATATTAGCCAGACGTTTTATCCGATTGGATCCATTTCCGGTATCCTGTTAGGAAAATATCTTGTTTTCCAGGAAGGTGCAAGCATAGAGGCACAAATGTCTAAAATGTCTCCTGAAGAGGCTCGTGTTTTCGGACTGCAGATGCTTCAGCATACACTTGAACCATATAAATATATAATTTTTGTTCTTATCGGTGTATTAATATTATTTGTTTTTACTAAATTTCCTATTTGTAAACCTGTTATAGAAAAAGCTAAGACCACAGTGAAATCTCCTGGACTGTTGCAGACCTTGAAATATCTGGGTGGAAACAAAAGCTTCCGAAAAGGGATTGCTGCTCAATTTTTATACGTAGGAATGCAGGTTACGGTATGGTCGTTCACAATTCGTTTGGCGCTTGACCTGAATCCGGACATCAATGAGCGTATCGCTTCGAACTTCATGGTGTTCAGTTTCATTGCTTTCTTTGTTGGAAAGTTCATTGCGAACTTCTTAATGACTCGCTTCGCTCCATCAAAGGTATTGACTGTTTATTCAATTATCGGTGCAGCATTGCTTGCTTTTGTGGCATTCGTGCCAAGTATGGCAGCGGTATATGCGGCAGTTGCCGTGAGCATGCTGTTTGGACCTTGTTGGCCAACCATCTATGCGGAAACACTTGAAGTTGTTAAGGAAAAGAAATATACAGAGATGGCAGGTGCGGTCCTCGTTATGTCAATCGTAGGTGGAGCAGTGATCCCAGCTGCCCAGGGATTCGCATCCGACTTGTTTGGTTCAATGCAGCTTTCATTCCTTATCCCTATGGTTTGCTTTATCTATATCGGTTTCTATTTCTATGGAAAAATGAAGCGGAATGCTGCAGAACAAAATACCGAGGAACCACTAAAGGTGGCTAAGTAA
- a CDS encoding GntP family permease, which produces MATAIDISWIGALSGLALAIILILFRLAPTYSLILGAIVGAFIGGANFAEAVQILITGTQSVQGTVIRIIAAGVFAGVMMESGAAETIAKVIVDKLGGTKAMLSLALATMIITAVGVFIPVAVLIVAPIALSVGNKMGYSKVAMLVALSGGGKAGNIISPNPNTIAAAGGFKLDVNQVMIGGLVPAIIGVIVTVIIASLIKYKGTKVTDAEAAELEQASSTNLPALSKALVTPIIAIVLLMISPIGSMIGIDFLAKLKIDSLFILPFAGVMGSLALGKRKQIMDYCTAGLNRMTPTILIIIGAGAIGGLITASDLPEQVVALVNSSGISGTFLAPIAGILMAAATASTSTGVILATGSFSDAILNTGVAPLAAAVMTHAGATVIDHLPHGTYFHVTRNAMNMSMKDRMKVVLFESIVGLTMTIVAVILYGFIL; this is translated from the coding sequence ATGGCTACAGCAATAGATATTAGCTGGATTGGCGCTTTAAGCGGATTGGCATTGGCAATCATTTTAATTTTATTTAGGCTGGCACCAACTTATTCATTGATTCTTGGAGCAATTGTTGGTGCCTTCATTGGCGGCGCTAACTTTGCAGAAGCAGTTCAAATCTTAATTACAGGAACACAAAGTGTTCAGGGTACGGTCATTCGCATTATCGCTGCAGGTGTTTTTGCAGGTGTCATGATGGAATCCGGAGCAGCGGAAACCATTGCAAAAGTTATTGTAGATAAACTCGGTGGAACGAAAGCCATGCTGTCACTGGCATTGGCTACCATGATTATCACAGCAGTAGGTGTATTCATCCCTGTTGCCGTATTGATTGTTGCACCAATCGCATTGTCTGTCGGAAACAAAATGGGTTATTCCAAAGTGGCCATGCTGGTTGCTTTGTCTGGCGGCGGTAAAGCAGGTAACATAATTTCTCCAAACCCTAATACCATTGCAGCAGCAGGCGGATTCAAGCTCGATGTTAACCAGGTCATGATCGGCGGACTTGTCCCTGCTATTATCGGTGTAATTGTTACGGTTATTATCGCATCATTAATCAAGTATAAAGGCACAAAAGTAACGGATGCTGAAGCTGCAGAATTGGAACAGGCTAGCTCCACAAATCTCCCGGCATTATCAAAAGCCCTGGTAACTCCTATCATTGCTATTGTTCTTTTGATGATTAGTCCTATTGGTTCGATGATAGGCATTGATTTCCTTGCAAAACTTAAAATTGATTCCTTGTTTATCCTGCCGTTTGCCGGTGTAATGGGTTCCCTGGCGCTTGGCAAGAGAAAACAAATTATGGATTATTGTACAGCTGGTTTAAATAGAATGACACCAACGATTCTGATCATTATTGGCGCAGGAGCCATTGGCGGGTTAATTACAGCGTCAGACCTACCTGAACAAGTTGTTGCTCTGGTAAATTCATCAGGCATTTCTGGTACTTTCCTTGCACCAATTGCAGGCATATTAATGGCAGCGGCAACGGCATCCACTTCAACAGGTGTTATCTTGGCTACTGGTTCATTCTCAGATGCTATTTTGAATACTGGTGTAGCACCTTTGGCAGCTGCAGTAATGACTCATGCTGGTGCAACTGTAATCGACCACCTACCACATGGCACTTACTTCCACGTTACACGTAATGCCATGAACATGAGCATGAAAGACAGGATGAAGGTTGTCTTATTTGAAAGTATTGTCGGTCTAACGATGACGATCGTAGCAGTAATCCTGTACGGATTTATTTTATAA
- a CDS encoding IS200/IS605 family accessory protein TnpB-related protein, protein MTMSIKTYFSNRIYKHRLSEEFVTMIEHALFLFNQAKHTAFNTLVKEKRSGKSKRTRSLHLTVKEQFKLDDYYANSVVQEAKAVQSSLIELNKLYIKNKAEQINSIKKKLKKVKSHLTTLQKIKKSFVKGKPSFPKNAKEQKEGNFFVVHYKMKTDLYYHAYEFEHQYLDVQMKKLKSKIGFLICKLNRKEDEVKQLKTKISSVTFGSKKRFKSQFTVDRYANNHEIWKNEWEKSRYHQMKISGRKDSHSGNFVFHYDLDCQRLRFKTPSGVVVFVENLHFPYGQDKIETAILTQKNCKNKKKFGKPIAWSVEDHGDFYIFKCMINEEENPSINYSKLAGIIGVDCNVNHFAISNANSKGQLLSSWSLPFDIKGKSSNQVTKILEAEAIEVVNIAYQANKPIAVEDLDTTLSKVSHPYGNKKANQVMSMFAYSKMIASIKARAEKMNVAVFEVNPAYTSQIGKMKYMKRFGISIHEAASFVIARRAMGFKEKLPPTLGALLPEKIIGAHHWRQWGYVSKCLKGIRTCAFYQSELFDGDKFRLTNELFSSGALTDLEKKGLSIF, encoded by the coding sequence ATGACTATGAGCATAAAAACCTATTTTTCTAACCGTATCTATAAACATAGGTTGTCAGAAGAATTTGTTACTATGATTGAACATGCTCTATTTCTCTTTAATCAGGCCAAACACACCGCTTTTAATACCTTGGTAAAAGAAAAGCGTTCCGGTAAAAGCAAACGGACAAGGTCCCTCCATCTAACAGTTAAAGAACAATTCAAATTGGATGATTATTATGCCAACAGTGTGGTTCAAGAGGCGAAAGCTGTACAAAGCAGCTTAATTGAATTAAATAAACTCTACATTAAAAATAAAGCAGAACAAATTAATTCCATCAAAAAGAAATTAAAAAAAGTTAAATCCCATTTGACCACTCTGCAGAAGATAAAAAAATCCTTTGTAAAAGGTAAACCATCCTTCCCAAAGAACGCTAAGGAACAAAAGGAAGGCAACTTTTTTGTCGTCCACTATAAGATGAAAACAGACCTCTACTATCATGCCTACGAATTTGAACATCAATATCTAGATGTTCAAATGAAGAAATTGAAAAGTAAAATTGGTTTCCTAATTTGTAAATTAAATAGAAAAGAAGATGAAGTAAAACAATTAAAAACAAAAATCTCCAGTGTGACTTTTGGTTCTAAAAAGCGCTTTAAATCTCAATTCACTGTGGATAGGTATGCAAATAATCATGAAATTTGGAAAAACGAATGGGAGAAATCCCGCTATCATCAAATGAAAATTTCTGGTCGTAAAGATTCCCATTCTGGTAATTTTGTCTTTCATTATGACCTAGATTGTCAGAGATTACGTTTTAAGACCCCATCCGGTGTCGTGGTTTTTGTGGAGAACCTCCATTTCCCGTATGGTCAAGACAAAATAGAAACCGCCATTTTAACTCAAAAAAACTGCAAGAATAAAAAGAAATTTGGTAAACCTATTGCCTGGTCTGTGGAAGACCATGGTGATTTTTACATTTTCAAATGCATGATAAACGAAGAAGAAAATCCATCTATCAACTATTCCAAATTAGCTGGCATCATTGGTGTAGATTGCAATGTAAATCATTTTGCGATTTCCAATGCCAATAGCAAAGGACAGCTTCTTTCTTCATGGTCTTTACCCTTCGATATTAAAGGGAAAAGCTCCAATCAAGTGACGAAAATTTTAGAGGCTGAAGCCATTGAAGTGGTGAACATCGCTTATCAAGCAAACAAACCCATTGCCGTTGAAGATCTAGACACTACCCTATCAAAGGTTTCCCATCCTTATGGAAACAAAAAAGCAAACCAGGTGATGTCGATGTTTGCTTATAGCAAAATGATTGCTTCTATTAAAGCTAGGGCTGAGAAGATGAATGTTGCTGTTTTTGAAGTGAATCCAGCTTACACCAGCCAAATTGGAAAAATGAAATACATGAAACGGTTTGGGATTTCCATCCATGAAGCCGCCAGTTTCGTCATCGCTAGAAGAGCCATGGGATTTAAAGAAAAACTCCCACCAACGTTGGGTGCACTATTACCAGAGAAGATAATAGGTGCTCATCATTGGAGGCAGTGGGGGTATGTTTCTAAATGCCTGAAAGGGATACGCACATGTGCGTTCTACCAATCAGAACTTTTTGATGGAGACAAGTTTCGTTTGACCAACGAACTCTTCTCTTCAGGGGCGTTAACAGACTTGGAGAAAAAAGGTTTGTCGATATTTTAA
- the deoC gene encoding deoxyribose-phosphate aldolase, whose amino-acid sequence MSMNTAKMIDHTLLKADSLKEQIVELCAEAREYGFASVCVNPVWVKTAAEELAASDVKVCTVIGFPLGASTSSVKAFETMDAIKNGATEVDMVISIGLLKSGNEQAVEEDIRGVVDAANGKALVKVIIETSLLTDKEKVLACEMSLRAGADFVKTSTGFSTGGATVEDVSLMRRVVAEKAGVKASGGIRDLNDLKAMAEAGANRIGASSGVKIMKGEMVESGY is encoded by the coding sequence ATTTCTATGAACACCGCTAAAATGATTGACCACACACTATTGAAGGCAGATTCATTAAAGGAACAGATTGTGGAACTTTGTGCAGAAGCAAGAGAATATGGGTTTGCATCTGTTTGCGTGAATCCTGTATGGGTAAAAACTGCTGCAGAAGAACTAGCAGCCAGTGATGTAAAGGTTTGTACGGTCATCGGCTTTCCACTCGGGGCATCTACATCTTCAGTAAAAGCGTTTGAAACGATGGATGCTATTAAAAATGGTGCAACTGAAGTGGACATGGTCATTTCAATAGGATTGCTTAAATCGGGAAATGAACAGGCTGTGGAGGAAGATATTCGCGGGGTTGTTGATGCCGCAAATGGAAAGGCGCTCGTTAAGGTGATTATTGAAACATCGCTGCTTACTGACAAAGAAAAGGTCCTTGCTTGCGAAATGTCCTTACGTGCAGGTGCTGACTTTGTCAAAACATCCACAGGTTTTTCAACCGGAGGTGCAACAGTTGAAGATGTTTCATTGATGCGGAGAGTTGTGGCGGAAAAAGCAGGTGTGAAGGCATCAGGTGGTATCCGTGACCTGAATGACCTGAAGGCAATGGCTGAAGCAGGCGCAAACCGCATTGGTGCTAGTTCTGGCGTGAAGATTATGAAAGGTGAAATGGTTGAGAGCGGATATTAA
- a CDS encoding CdaR family transcriptional regulator, with translation MYELTHHQAQNIVDRMMKDIPYNINIMDKTGVIIGSGNKKRIGTLHHGAVAAIKQKKISEIKQDEEFVKKGINLPIELNGDIVGVVGISGEVMETRPFGNLLKSAVILLIEQSVASEKENLEKNLKQEFFSFMTDSNTTYTKELTDQALAYDIQLNKPSQMVYLECPNEIEEDFFKNFPSFNTSNHSLCIVVQETNKIEALQEQIENQYPDAFISISKMNDKISDGFLQAKSAMRVLKGLFLNKKVISYEKCEFIADMSELQRNDAKTGRMVHLFKKNDELIKTLQVYLNCNQNANETASQLIIHRNTLNYRLNRIFKITGKDPKNILELVELLFMLINREK, from the coding sequence ATGTATGAATTGACTCATCATCAGGCCCAAAACATTGTCGATAGAATGATGAAGGATATTCCTTATAATATTAATATAATGGATAAAACTGGCGTCATAATCGGGAGTGGAAATAAAAAAAGGATTGGTACACTACATCATGGAGCAGTGGCTGCCATTAAACAAAAGAAAATATCAGAAATCAAACAGGATGAAGAGTTCGTAAAAAAGGGCATTAATTTGCCAATCGAATTGAATGGCGACATTGTCGGAGTAGTAGGGATCAGTGGTGAGGTTATGGAAACTAGACCATTCGGAAACCTTCTTAAATCGGCTGTTATTTTGTTAATCGAGCAGAGTGTTGCATCGGAAAAGGAGAATCTAGAAAAAAACTTAAAACAAGAGTTTTTTAGCTTCATGACAGATTCAAATACAACATATACAAAGGAACTAACGGATCAGGCTTTAGCCTACGACATCCAGTTAAATAAACCTTCCCAAATGGTGTATCTTGAATGTCCTAATGAGATTGAAGAAGATTTCTTTAAAAATTTCCCATCCTTCAATACATCCAATCATTCACTTTGCATTGTAGTTCAGGAAACAAATAAGATTGAAGCGCTCCAAGAACAGATTGAAAACCAGTATCCAGATGCTTTCATCTCCATTAGCAAAATGAATGATAAAATTTCTGACGGATTTTTACAAGCCAAATCTGCCATGCGAGTATTGAAAGGTTTATTTTTAAACAAAAAAGTCATTTCCTATGAAAAATGTGAATTCATCGCCGATATGTCCGAACTGCAAAGAAATGATGCAAAAACAGGTCGGATGGTCCATTTATTTAAAAAAAATGATGAACTGATAAAAACTCTGCAGGTTTATCTCAACTGTAACCAGAACGCCAATGAAACGGCCAGTCAGCTCATTATCCACAGGAATACATTGAATTATCGGCTAAACAGGATTTTTAAAATCACCGGCAAAGATCCTAAAAATATATTAGAGCTCGTGGAACTACTCTTTATGCTGATTAATCGGGAGAAATAA
- a CDS encoding aldose 1-epimerase family protein, with amino-acid sequence MASGKVELQRAYFTDSSKIIFRNDEMTASLFRYPSGVEAIELKNLRGRMVVLPYMGQMIWDLEFDGANLKMKNMFSQPKKAASVIDTYGCFAFHSGLIRNGCPGPEDDHDLHGEMPCAEMDRAWLEITDDGIKICGETEYVKGFGHHYLARPTVKMFSRETFIEINMNVKNLSGSEMPLQYMFHTNYAYLENAVMKQNIPASAFKLRESIPGHVKPTEKWLDYNKKLLSGDEMITALNQPEMYDPEIVFFADKLDHYLEDAEFEMVSHDGTAFFTRFSTSEFNYATRWILHNSDQQVGAFVLPATCRPEGFLAAERSGTLLKLNAGEEKSFTVVTGKK; translated from the coding sequence ATGGCATCAGGAAAAGTTGAATTGCAACGTGCTTATTTTACAGATAGTAGCAAGATAATTTTTCGTAACGATGAAATGACAGCAAGTCTATTCCGGTATCCGTCTGGTGTGGAAGCAATCGAGCTTAAAAATCTGCGCGGTAGGATGGTTGTCCTTCCTTATATGGGACAGATGATCTGGGATTTGGAATTTGATGGCGCCAACCTGAAAATGAAAAACATGTTCTCCCAGCCGAAGAAGGCAGCTAGTGTCATAGATACATATGGCTGCTTTGCTTTTCACTCAGGCTTAATCCGCAACGGCTGCCCAGGACCCGAGGATGACCATGATCTTCATGGAGAAATGCCATGCGCTGAAATGGACAGGGCGTGGCTTGAGATTACGGATGATGGCATTAAAATCTGTGGTGAGACCGAGTATGTGAAGGGGTTTGGTCACCATTACCTTGCACGGCCAACGGTAAAAATGTTCAGTCGAGAAACATTCATTGAAATCAACATGAATGTTAAAAATCTTTCGGGTTCAGAGATGCCGCTTCAATATATGTTCCATACAAATTATGCTTATCTCGAAAATGCGGTCATGAAGCAGAACATCCCTGCCAGTGCTTTTAAACTCAGGGAGTCCATACCGGGACATGTAAAGCCGACCGAGAAATGGCTGGATTATAATAAAAAGCTCCTTAGTGGGGATGAGATGATTACCGCTTTAAACCAGCCTGAGATGTATGATCCAGAGATTGTGTTTTTTGCAGATAAGTTGGACCATTATTTGGAAGATGCAGAATTTGAAATGGTTTCGCATGATGGAACTGCTTTTTTTACCAGATTTTCCACATCTGAATTTAATTACGCAACACGTTGGATTTTACACAATAGCGACCAGCAGGTTGGAGCTTTCGTGTTACCGGCAACCTGCAGGCCAGAAGGTTTCCTTGCTGCAGAAAGATCAGGTACATTATTGAAGCTGAATGCTGGAGAGGAAAAATCTTTCACGGTGGTAACAGGAAAAAAATAA